One Polycladomyces zharkentensis genomic region harbors:
- a CDS encoding XdhC family protein, which yields MHTIPDEIRLLEERREPYAVVTVVRRVRPSSANVGDRAVVTSDGRMFGFVGGQCTRGLVTDQARQCLKTGQSQLLLITANPPAETEEGVTVLPMTCHSEGEVELFIEPKLPDPLLLVIGDSPVALALEELAPKFGWFPRRLALEQMEGNDNDPADRLKTNVSKVYESDMYAVVATMGQYDDDGLLALWEFPLAYAGVVISPKRWRSLREALLSAGASAEFCDFVAAPAGYDIGAVGPQEIALSIFAQMIERRRRQVEVRYHPPSGAVNTQPATEKAAPAATAQRLGTGVDPVCGMIVDLDNTPYRTVHEGKTYGFCCPHCLRKFQREPEAYAITR from the coding sequence ATGCATACAATACCGGACGAGATTCGCTTGTTGGAGGAGCGACGGGAACCCTACGCTGTGGTGACCGTGGTCCGTCGGGTCCGACCCAGTTCGGCCAACGTGGGTGACCGGGCCGTTGTTACTTCCGACGGCCGGATGTTCGGATTTGTCGGAGGTCAATGTACGCGCGGATTGGTGACGGATCAAGCTCGGCAGTGTCTCAAAACGGGTCAGAGCCAATTACTGCTCATTACTGCCAATCCACCCGCCGAGACGGAGGAGGGGGTAACGGTTTTACCGATGACCTGCCATTCTGAGGGCGAGGTGGAATTGTTTATCGAACCGAAGCTCCCGGATCCGCTCCTGCTTGTGATCGGAGATTCTCCCGTTGCCTTGGCGCTGGAGGAACTGGCTCCGAAGTTTGGGTGGTTTCCCCGGCGACTGGCATTGGAGCAAATGGAAGGGAACGATAATGATCCGGCAGACCGTTTAAAAACAAACGTATCGAAGGTATATGAGTCGGACATGTACGCGGTGGTGGCGACGATGGGACAGTACGATGATGATGGACTGTTGGCACTTTGGGAGTTCCCGTTAGCTTACGCCGGGGTGGTCATCAGTCCGAAGCGCTGGCGCTCACTGCGGGAAGCGTTGCTCAGCGCGGGAGCGTCGGCAGAGTTTTGCGATTTTGTCGCCGCGCCTGCCGGTTACGACATTGGCGCTGTGGGACCGCAGGAGATCGCACTCAGCATCTTTGCGCAGATGATCGAGCGGCGGCGCCGGCAGGTGGAAGTCCGCTACCACCCGCCATCAGGTGCGGTAAACACGCAGCCGGCCACCGAGAAGGCTGCGCCCGCGGCCACGGCGCAGCGGCTGGGGACGGGTGTCGACCCGGTTTGCGGAATGATTGTCGATCTCGACAACACGCCTTATCGTACGGTACATGAAGGAAAGACATATGGATTCTGTTGTCCTCACTGTTTACGGAAATTTCAACGAGAACCGGAAGCGTACGCGATTACCCGGTAA
- a CDS encoding aerobic carbon-monoxide dehydrogenase large subunit, whose amino-acid sequence MAVRQTELRPLGKSVGRKEDPRFIRGKGRYLDDISLPGMLYMCLVRSPYAHARIKSIDTSAALQAPGVKLVITGEDLAAMNLAWMPTMANDQQMVLATGKVLFQYQEVAAVIAETREQAEDAAQLVYVEYEPLPVVVDPFKALESDAPILREDREQKSNLIFHWEAGDKEATEELFRNAPVVVKQDVRFPRVHPSPLEPCGCIADYNSATGKLTWYVTSQAPHAHRTVLSLVSGLPEHQIRVISPDVGGGFGNKVPVYPGYVCAIVASLKLGKPVKWIETRTENTTSTGFARDYHMTAEIAAEEDGRVLALRVKTIADHGAFDAAADPSKFPAGLFSIVTGSYDFKEAFVEVDGVYTNKAPGGVAYRCSFRVTEAAYLIERVMDVLARRVGVDPAELRRRNFIRKEQFPYKSPTGWTYDSGDYEKTLALALEKIGYEQLRKEQAEKRARGELMGIGISTFTEVVGAGPSHTFDIMGIKMFDSAQIRVHPTGKVIARLGVRHQGQGHETTFAQIIAEELGLSTDDVIVEEGDTDTAPYGLGTYASRSTPTAGGAAALCARRIREKAKKIAAHLLEVGEDDVVFDGVGFSAKGLASRTVTMKDIAFAAYTNVPEGMEPGLEATYYYDPPNLTFPHGAYIAVVDIDKGTGAVKVRRFLAVDDCGTVINPMIVEGQVHGGLTEGFAIAFMQDIPFDEDGNCLATNWMDYLVPTALDTPKWETDRTVTPSPHHPIGAKGVGESPNVGSPAAFVNAVVDALAPLGVEHIDMPIYPWKVWKILREHGVTE is encoded by the coding sequence GTGGCAGTTCGTCAGACTGAGTTGCGTCCATTGGGCAAGTCCGTCGGGCGCAAGGAGGACCCGCGTTTCATCCGCGGCAAAGGTCGTTATCTCGATGACATCTCATTGCCCGGCATGCTGTACATGTGTTTGGTCCGCAGCCCGTATGCGCATGCGCGGATCAAGAGCATAGATACTTCGGCTGCGCTGCAAGCGCCGGGCGTCAAGCTGGTGATCACTGGTGAAGATCTGGCGGCGATGAACTTGGCCTGGATGCCGACCATGGCCAATGACCAACAGATGGTGCTGGCAACCGGCAAGGTGCTGTTTCAGTACCAGGAGGTCGCCGCGGTTATCGCTGAGACGCGTGAGCAGGCAGAAGATGCCGCGCAGTTGGTCTATGTCGAGTACGAACCGTTGCCCGTCGTCGTCGATCCGTTCAAGGCGCTCGAGTCCGACGCGCCGATTCTGCGTGAGGACAGGGAGCAGAAGTCCAACCTCATTTTTCACTGGGAAGCCGGCGACAAGGAAGCGACGGAAGAACTGTTCCGAAACGCCCCGGTGGTGGTCAAGCAGGATGTGCGCTTTCCCCGCGTCCATCCGTCGCCGCTCGAACCGTGCGGCTGTATCGCCGACTACAATTCGGCGACCGGGAAGCTGACATGGTACGTGACGTCCCAAGCTCCGCATGCGCACCGCACAGTCTTGTCGTTGGTCAGCGGCCTGCCGGAGCACCAGATTCGCGTGATTTCACCGGACGTCGGGGGAGGGTTCGGCAACAAGGTCCCTGTTTATCCCGGATATGTATGCGCCATCGTGGCCTCGCTCAAGCTGGGCAAACCCGTCAAGTGGATCGAAACGCGTACCGAAAACACCACCAGCACCGGTTTTGCCCGCGATTACCACATGACTGCCGAGATCGCCGCTGAAGAAGACGGGCGGGTGCTGGCATTGCGGGTAAAAACGATTGCCGATCACGGAGCCTTTGACGCGGCGGCCGATCCGTCCAAATTCCCGGCTGGACTGTTCAGCATCGTTACCGGCTCCTACGACTTCAAGGAGGCGTTCGTCGAGGTCGACGGCGTTTATACAAACAAGGCACCCGGCGGGGTAGCCTACCGCTGTTCGTTCCGCGTGACCGAGGCGGCATATTTGATCGAGCGCGTGATGGATGTGCTCGCTCGTCGTGTGGGCGTTGATCCGGCTGAGTTGCGGAGACGCAACTTCATCCGTAAGGAACAGTTCCCTTACAAGTCTCCGACGGGTTGGACCTACGACAGTGGTGACTATGAGAAAACGCTGGCGTTGGCGCTGGAGAAAATCGGCTATGAACAGTTGCGCAAGGAGCAGGCGGAAAAGCGGGCCCGAGGGGAATTGATGGGCATCGGTATCTCCACCTTCACCGAGGTGGTCGGTGCAGGGCCGAGCCACACCTTCGACATCATGGGGATCAAGATGTTCGACAGCGCCCAAATTCGTGTCCATCCTACGGGTAAAGTGATCGCCCGCTTGGGAGTCCGTCACCAGGGACAGGGGCATGAGACGACGTTTGCCCAGATCATCGCTGAGGAGCTGGGGCTGAGTACGGATGATGTCATCGTCGAAGAGGGGGATACTGACACCGCCCCTTACGGACTGGGAACCTACGCCAGCCGCTCCACCCCGACCGCCGGTGGTGCCGCAGCGCTCTGCGCCCGGCGGATCCGCGAAAAGGCAAAGAAAATTGCGGCACACCTGCTGGAAGTGGGGGAAGACGATGTGGTGTTTGATGGCGTCGGATTTTCCGCCAAAGGCCTTGCCAGCAGGACTGTCACGATGAAAGACATCGCATTTGCGGCGTACACCAATGTGCCGGAGGGAATGGAGCCCGGGTTGGAAGCCACGTACTATTATGATCCACCCAATCTCACTTTTCCCCACGGTGCATATATTGCGGTCGTCGACATCGACAAGGGAACGGGCGCGGTCAAAGTTCGCCGTTTTCTCGCTGTCGACGATTGCGGCACCGTGATCAACCCGATGATCGTCGAGGGGCAGGTGCACGGGGGATTGACGGAAGGCTTTGCGATCGCGTTTATGCAGGATATCCCCTTCGACGAGGACGGAAACTGTCTGGCGACGAACTGGATGGATTACTTGGTTCCGACCGCGTTGGACACCCCGAAGTGGGAGACCGACCGGACCGTGACGCCCTCGCCGCACCATCCCATCGGGGCGAAGGGAGTGGGTGAGTCACCGAACGTTGGTTCGCCGGCGGCGTTTGTCAACGCGGTGGTGGACGCCCTGGCACCGCTGGGGGTCGAACATATTGACATGCCCATTTACCCGTGGAAGGTGTGGAAAATCCTGCGCGAGCACGGAGTGACCGAGTGA
- a CDS encoding (2Fe-2S)-binding protein yields MKIRVRVNGQTYESDVEPRKLLVYYLRDDLGLTGTHVGCDTTSCGACTVLLDGKAVKSCTVLAVQANGCDVMTVEGLERDGQLHPLQTAFWEEHGLQCGYCTPGMLMSGYALLQTNPHPSEEEIRRGISGNLCRCTGYMNIVKAIRSAAVKLADASAEPSKEVAASGSSSD; encoded by the coding sequence ATGAAGATCCGGGTTCGCGTCAACGGGCAGACATATGAATCCGATGTGGAGCCGCGGAAGCTGCTGGTCTACTATTTGCGGGATGACCTGGGGCTTACCGGTACCCACGTCGGATGCGACACGACAAGCTGCGGCGCCTGCACGGTATTGCTCGACGGCAAGGCGGTCAAATCATGTACGGTGTTGGCTGTTCAGGCCAACGGATGCGATGTGATGACCGTTGAAGGGTTGGAACGGGACGGCCAGTTGCACCCGTTGCAAACGGCGTTTTGGGAGGAACATGGTCTGCAGTGCGGCTACTGTACTCCTGGCATGTTGATGTCCGGCTACGCTCTGTTGCAAACCAACCCGCACCCGTCGGAAGAGGAGATCCGGAGGGGGATTTCTGGAAACCTTTGCCGTTGTACAGGATATATGAACATCGTGAAAGCCATCCGATCGGCTGCTGTAAAATTGGCCGATGCATCTGCTGAACCTTCCAAGGAGGTGGCAGCCAGTGGCAGTTCGTCAGACTGA
- a CDS encoding FAD binding domain-containing protein translates to MFPNSFEYIAPTTLTETIELLQRHGYDAKVLAGGQSLLPMMKLRVAAPPILIDINGIDELKGWREENGFLRIGALVRHSELEHADELRARYPLLAETAVWIADPLVRNLGTVCGSLAHADPASDWGAAMLALHAQVEAIGPGGKRQIPIDDFFVDTFTPALEETEIATAVLIPTPAGRTAGRYLKIERKAGDFAIAGLAIHVSIASDGTVAEAGFGICACGPIPLRGKRAEEYLLGKKLTPETIEAVSRLVPEDADPTDDLRGSAEYKRDVLRVFAKRGLSDIAKELQGEVVLR, encoded by the coding sequence TTGTTTCCGAACTCATTTGAGTACATAGCCCCCACCACGCTGACGGAGACGATAGAACTGTTGCAGCGTCACGGCTACGACGCGAAAGTGCTCGCCGGGGGACAGAGTCTGCTGCCGATGATGAAACTGCGTGTGGCTGCACCACCGATCCTGATCGACATCAACGGTATTGATGAGTTAAAAGGGTGGCGAGAAGAAAACGGTTTCCTACGGATCGGAGCGTTGGTCAGACACTCGGAGCTGGAGCATGCGGATGAGTTGCGGGCCCGGTACCCGCTGTTGGCCGAAACCGCCGTCTGGATCGCCGATCCTCTTGTGCGCAACCTGGGCACGGTCTGCGGGTCGTTGGCACACGCTGATCCGGCCTCCGACTGGGGGGCAGCCATGTTGGCGTTGCATGCCCAGGTGGAGGCGATCGGGCCCGGAGGGAAACGGCAGATTCCCATCGACGACTTTTTCGTGGACACGTTTACACCAGCGCTGGAGGAGACCGAGATCGCAACGGCGGTACTCATTCCGACGCCGGCGGGCCGGACGGCCGGGAGGTATCTGAAGATTGAACGGAAAGCCGGGGACTTCGCGATTGCGGGATTGGCCATCCACGTTTCGATTGCTTCCGACGGGACCGTAGCCGAGGCGGGGTTTGGCATTTGCGCATGCGGCCCGATTCCGTTGCGAGGGAAGCGTGCGGAGGAGTACTTGCTGGGCAAGAAGCTGACGCCGGAGACGATTGAGGCCGTCTCCCGCTTGGTTCCGGAAGATGCCGATCCGACGGATGATCTGCGCGGCAGCGCGGAGTACAAGCGGGATGTTCTGCGTGTGTTCGCCAAGCGGGGATTGTCCGATATCGCCAAAGAACTGCAGGGAGAGGTGGTACTCCGATGA